From the genome of Streptomyces sp. NBC_01317, one region includes:
- a CDS encoding DUF6304 family protein, translating into MTAESTDSWAGWYRDRLGAEAITILSGGQQVRTSIRGVEYEGAEFATLEPVGAGAVLSSCVMEWDMPMPVSTEGTVQQATLNCLLALGERASGDPLGRAELSLTLRCGGAAYESGIAGGGFEEALGRIRRQLPTDTELGDRPLVGA; encoded by the coding sequence ATGACAGCGGAGTCGACGGATTCATGGGCAGGTTGGTACCGGGACCGCCTGGGCGCGGAAGCGATCACGATCCTCTCGGGTGGACAGCAAGTACGCACCAGCATCAGGGGAGTTGAGTACGAAGGCGCGGAGTTCGCCACGCTGGAGCCGGTGGGTGCGGGCGCGGTGCTGTCCTCCTGCGTCATGGAGTGGGACATGCCGATGCCCGTCAGCACGGAGGGCACGGTCCAGCAGGCCACGCTCAACTGCCTGCTGGCGCTGGGCGAACGGGCGTCCGGCGACCCGCTCGGGCGCGCGGAGCTGAGCCTGACGCTGCGGTGCGGCGGTGCGGCCTACGAATCGGGCATCGCCGGGGGCGGGTTCGAGGAGGCGCTCGGCCGTATCCGCCGCCAGCTGCCGACGGACACGGAACTGGGCGACAGGCCGCTGGTGGGGGCCTGA
- a CDS encoding family 2 encapsulin nanocompartment cargo protein polyprenyl transferase, which yields MTSTDAATEGHEAVALLDRTRTTVHPQLRSTVESLPDSIRRVAMYHFGWEHADGTPASGRAGKAIRPALVLASARALGGDPLHAVRAAVAVELAHNFTLLHDDVIDEDPTRRHRATAWTVFGTPDAIIAGDAMMALALRLLAEDPHPASGAASARLAACVIELCAGQQADCAFEQRAPDEVSLDECVAMATAKTGALLGSSCALGALYAGAGEEEIAAMDAFGREAGLAFQLIDDLIGIWGDPDRTGKPAGADLAAHKKSLPVVAALASGTPAAEELAELYRSPMDSTAIRRAADAVERAGGRDWAQVQAADRMARAVQQLSRAVPDLTAGGDLLALAEFVTRRTR from the coding sequence ATGACCAGTACGGATGCCGCCACCGAGGGCCACGAGGCGGTAGCCCTCCTGGACCGCACCCGCACCACCGTCCATCCCCAACTGCGTTCCACGGTGGAGTCGTTGCCGGACTCCATACGCCGTGTCGCGATGTACCACTTCGGCTGGGAGCACGCCGACGGCACACCCGCCTCGGGGCGGGCGGGCAAGGCCATCAGGCCCGCGCTCGTGCTCGCCTCGGCCCGGGCGCTCGGCGGGGACCCGCTCCACGCCGTCCGGGCGGCCGTCGCGGTCGAACTGGCCCACAACTTCACGCTGCTCCACGACGACGTCATCGACGAGGACCCCACGCGGCGCCACCGCGCCACCGCCTGGACGGTCTTCGGCACCCCGGACGCCATCATCGCGGGTGACGCGATGATGGCCCTCGCGCTGCGGCTCCTGGCCGAGGACCCGCATCCGGCGTCGGGCGCGGCCTCCGCCCGGCTGGCCGCGTGTGTCATCGAGCTGTGCGCGGGACAGCAGGCGGACTGCGCCTTCGAACAGCGGGCCCCCGACGAGGTCTCCCTGGACGAGTGCGTGGCGATGGCGACGGCCAAGACCGGCGCGCTGCTGGGCAGTTCGTGCGCCCTGGGCGCGCTGTACGCGGGCGCCGGCGAGGAGGAGATCGCCGCGATGGACGCCTTCGGCCGGGAGGCGGGGCTGGCCTTCCAGCTGATCGACGACCTGATCGGGATCTGGGGGGACCCCGACCGTACGGGCAAACCGGCCGGCGCCGATCTCGCCGCGCACAAGAAGTCCCTGCCGGTGGTCGCCGCGCTGGCCTCCGGGACCCCGGCGGCGGAGGAGCTGGCCGAGCTGTACCGGTCGCCGATGGACAGCACCGCGATCCGCCGGGCGGCGGACGCGGTGGAGCGGGCCGGGGGGCGCGACTGGGCGCAGGTCCAGGCGGCCGACCGGATGGCCAGGGCCGTACAGCAGCTGTCCCGGGCGGTGCCCGACCTCACCGCGGGGGGCGATCTGCTGGCGCTGGCGGAATTCGTGACGCGCCGCACGCGGTGA
- the sodN gene encoding superoxide dismutase, Ni: MLSRLFAPKVKVSAHCDLPCGVYDPAQARIEAESVKAVQEKMAANDDAHFQARATVIKEQRAELAKHHVSVLWSDYFKPPHFEKYPELHQLVNDALKALSAAKASKDPATGQKALDYIAQIDKIFWETKKA; encoded by the coding sequence ATGCTCTCCCGCCTGTTTGCCCCCAAGGTGAAGGTCAGCGCCCACTGCGACCTCCCCTGCGGCGTGTACGACCCCGCCCAGGCCCGCATCGAAGCCGAGTCGGTCAAGGCCGTCCAGGAAAAGATGGCCGCCAACGACGACGCACACTTCCAGGCCCGCGCGACGGTCATCAAGGAGCAGCGCGCCGAGCTCGCCAAGCACCACGTGTCGGTGCTCTGGAGCGACTACTTCAAGCCGCCGCACTTCGAGAAGTACCCCGAGCTCCACCAGCTGGTCAACGACGCCCTGAAGGCCCTCTCGGCCGCCAAGGCCTCCAAGGACCCGGCGACGGGCCAGAAGGCCCTGGACTACATCGCCCAGATCGACAAGATCTTCTGGGAGACGAAGAAGGCCTGA
- a CDS encoding LysR family transcriptional regulator, translating to MELEVRHLRALCAIAEAGSLRKAARQLGMSQPSLTTQLRRIENALGAELFARERTGCRPTPLGHSVLSRARPLVDGMAALVSEARAAADLAAGPRLRIGSTASRALGGWLRRLRGRLPGTDISLHMDVSAGALLRMVAAGRLDVAFVHEVEGCPLTVPEGLERRVLVEREPQFVSMARDHPAAASPVVELADLAGDRWVVDPTVDGEWDGLRRVLVAAGINPAVLHGDYLTAATLIAVGEAVAPCQPTSGPRDDMAIRPLRDDPLAVRLQLFSRPGTIPGAGERPAGIRSMADEVYADLEAAYREAALRAVGYRQWLTHHKSPLLHAPAA from the coding sequence ATGGAGCTGGAGGTCAGGCATCTGCGTGCCCTGTGTGCCATCGCCGAAGCGGGCAGTCTGCGCAAGGCGGCCCGGCAGCTGGGGATGAGCCAGCCGTCGCTGACGACCCAGTTGCGGCGGATCGAGAACGCGCTCGGGGCCGAGCTGTTCGCCCGCGAACGCACCGGCTGCCGGCCCACTCCGCTGGGCCATTCGGTGCTGAGCCGCGCCCGGCCGCTGGTCGACGGGATGGCGGCGCTGGTCTCCGAGGCGCGGGCCGCCGCGGACCTGGCGGCCGGCCCCCGGCTGCGGATCGGCTCGACCGCGAGCCGGGCGCTCGGCGGCTGGCTGCGGCGGCTGAGGGGCCGGCTGCCCGGTACGGACATCTCGCTCCACATGGACGTCTCGGCCGGGGCGTTGCTGCGGATGGTCGCGGCGGGGCGGCTGGACGTGGCGTTCGTGCACGAGGTGGAGGGCTGCCCGCTGACGGTCCCGGAGGGCCTGGAGCGGCGCGTACTGGTCGAGCGTGAACCGCAGTTCGTCTCCATGGCCCGCGACCATCCGGCCGCCGCGAGCCCGGTGGTGGAACTGGCCGACCTGGCGGGGGACCGCTGGGTGGTCGACCCGACGGTGGACGGCGAATGGGACGGCCTGCGCCGGGTCCTGGTCGCGGCGGGCATCAACCCGGCGGTCCTGCACGGGGATTACCTCACGGCGGCGACGCTGATCGCGGTCGGCGAGGCGGTCGCCCCGTGCCAGCCCACGTCTGGCCCGCGCGACGACATGGCGATCCGCCCGCTGCGGGACGATCCGCTGGCGGTACGGCTCCAACTCTTCTCGCGCCCGGGAACGATCCCCGGCGCCGGGGAACGCCCGGCGGGCATCCGGTCCATGGCGGACGAGGTGTACGCGGACCTGGAGGCGGCGTACCGGGAGGCGGCCCTGCGAGCGGTGGGCTACCGCCAGTGGCTGACCCACCACAAGAGCCCGCTGCTGCACGCGCCGGCGGCGTAG
- a CDS encoding lysyl oxidase family protein: MTRAHHNRFGRPALAASAALAVVAGVAGAAPVAGAAAPAGPKISLIAASSSVTLDRWEGEPGVYLDLGAYVTVDGGPLEFRVTRASYKTPVVADQVIHDGKKTRTKRLPTGLVKDFSGLPGFIEVSVKNAAGKQVVKTSDPFCPNNASGRIRPDAPATSKYPESCPTNPFTLGSVWGVEKGWASNTSNGYYSEPVDLAAGSYTATVSVAKKYRDLLGIANKPQTIKVTVREQGDGGEGAARSATGSGRSARSAHNSAMQGHDMSDMDNTAPAHIYSNGRGADAPTPPARPHAIGPRALTHLGDGPGHTDGSRIAPALKPNTKRPTGAAKVPDVPKPDLRSLPAWDIGISDGEDGDIPGKDYMVFSANVWNAGPAPLVVDGFRSPGKELMDAYQYFYDATGKQVGYTPTGTMEWDPRVGHEHWHFTDFASYRLLSADKSEIVRSGKEAFCLANTDAIDYTVKNANWHPNNTDLSTACGQQNSISVREVLDVGSGDTYTQYRPGQSFDVTDLPNGTYYIEVIANPEHRLQETNLKNNVALRKVLLTGKTGARKVTVPPIDLITTP, from the coding sequence ATGACCAGAGCTCACCACAATCGTTTCGGGCGGCCGGCGCTGGCCGCCTCCGCCGCCCTCGCCGTGGTCGCGGGCGTGGCAGGTGCCGCGCCCGTCGCCGGGGCGGCGGCGCCCGCCGGTCCGAAGATCAGCCTGATCGCCGCCTCCAGCAGCGTGACCCTCGACCGGTGGGAGGGCGAACCCGGGGTCTACCTGGACCTCGGCGCGTACGTCACCGTCGACGGCGGCCCCCTCGAATTCAGGGTGACGCGCGCGTCGTACAAGACCCCCGTGGTCGCCGACCAGGTGATCCACGACGGGAAGAAGACGCGGACGAAGCGGCTGCCGACCGGGCTGGTCAAGGACTTCTCCGGGCTGCCGGGCTTCATCGAGGTGTCCGTCAAGAACGCGGCGGGCAAGCAGGTCGTGAAGACCAGCGACCCGTTCTGCCCGAACAACGCGTCCGGGCGCATCCGCCCCGACGCCCCGGCCACCTCGAAGTATCCGGAGAGCTGCCCGACGAACCCGTTCACGCTCGGTTCGGTGTGGGGTGTGGAGAAGGGCTGGGCGTCGAACACCAGCAACGGCTACTACTCCGAGCCGGTCGATCTGGCGGCCGGCAGCTACACGGCCACGGTCTCGGTCGCGAAGAAGTACCGCGACCTGCTGGGCATCGCGAACAAGCCGCAGACGATCAAGGTGACGGTACGGGAGCAGGGCGACGGGGGCGAGGGCGCGGCGAGGTCGGCGACGGGCTCGGGCCGCTCCGCCCGCTCCGCCCACAATTCCGCCATGCAGGGCCACGACATGAGCGACATGGACAACACAGCCCCCGCCCATATCTACAGCAACGGCCGCGGAGCCGACGCCCCCACCCCGCCCGCCCGGCCCCACGCGATCGGCCCGCGCGCCCTCACGCACCTGGGCGACGGCCCGGGACACACCGACGGCTCGCGCATCGCGCCCGCCCTCAAGCCCAACACGAAGCGCCCGACGGGCGCGGCGAAGGTGCCCGACGTACCGAAGCCCGACCTCCGCTCGCTGCCGGCCTGGGACATCGGCATCTCCGACGGGGAGGACGGCGACATCCCCGGCAAGGACTACATGGTGTTCAGCGCCAACGTCTGGAACGCCGGCCCCGCGCCCCTGGTCGTGGACGGATTCCGCAGCCCGGGCAAGGAGTTGATGGACGCGTACCAGTACTTCTACGACGCCACGGGCAAGCAGGTCGGCTACACGCCCACCGGCACGATGGAGTGGGACCCCCGCGTGGGCCACGAGCACTGGCACTTCACCGACTTCGCCAGCTACCGCCTCCTGAGCGCCGACAAGTCCGAGATCGTACGGAGCGGCAAGGAGGCGTTCTGCCTCGCCAACACGGACGCCATCGACTACACGGTGAAGAACGCCAACTGGCACCCCAACAACACGGACCTGTCGACCGCGTGCGGCCAGCAGAACTCGATCTCGGTACGCGAGGTACTCGACGTGGGCTCCGGTGACACGTACACCCAGTACCGCCCCGGCCAGTCCTTCGACGTCACCGACCTGCCGAACGGCACGTACTACATCGAGGTCATCGCCAACCCCGAACACCGCCTGCAAGAAACGAACCTCAAGAACAACGTGGCGCTGCGCAAGGTACTCCTGACCGGCAAAACAGGAGCCCGCAAGGTGACGGTCCCCCCGATCGACCTGATCACCACGCCCTGA
- a CDS encoding family 2B encapsulin nanocompartment shell protein — protein sequence MSVGDEVRESQAPPQQSLGTDAARNLATTTKSVPQMQEITSRWLLRMLPWVQVQGGTYRVNRRLSYAVGDGRVTFVQTGDRVAVIPAELGELPALRGYGDEAALAELAGRCEQQEFAAGQVLASAGDTADRVYLLAHGRAEKVGTGPYGDDAVLETLADGAYFGDQALVDGEATWDYSVRAATACTVLVLTRADVLNLAERATSLREHLDALASVPHQRTNKYGEAEIELSAGHVGEAVVPHTFVDYEGAPREYELSVAQTVLKVHSRVADLYNQPMNQTEQQLRLTVEALRERQEFELINNREFGLLHNSDYGQRLQPHDGGPSPDDMDELLSRRRGSKLFLAHPRAIAAFGRECNKRGIYPDSVEVGGHHVPAWRGVPIFPSNKIPISAARTTSILCMRTGEAEQGVIGLQQSGIPDEIEPSLSVRFMGIDEQAIISYLVTAYYSAAILVPDAVGVLENVEVGRWS from the coding sequence ATGTCGGTTGGTGACGAGGTCCGCGAGTCGCAGGCGCCGCCCCAGCAGAGTCTGGGAACGGACGCCGCGCGCAACTTGGCGACCACCACCAAGTCGGTACCGCAGATGCAGGAGATCACCTCGCGGTGGCTGCTGCGGATGCTGCCGTGGGTGCAGGTACAGGGTGGCACCTACCGGGTCAACCGCAGGCTCAGTTACGCGGTCGGGGACGGGCGTGTGACGTTCGTGCAGACCGGGGACCGGGTGGCGGTCATCCCCGCGGAGCTGGGCGAGCTGCCCGCCCTGCGGGGGTACGGGGACGAGGCGGCGCTCGCCGAACTGGCGGGGCGCTGCGAGCAGCAGGAGTTCGCGGCCGGGCAGGTGCTCGCGTCCGCAGGGGACACGGCGGACCGGGTCTACCTGCTGGCGCACGGCCGGGCGGAGAAGGTCGGGACGGGGCCCTACGGGGACGACGCGGTGCTGGAGACGCTCGCGGACGGGGCGTACTTCGGCGATCAGGCCCTGGTGGACGGGGAGGCCACCTGGGACTACAGCGTCCGCGCGGCGACCGCCTGCACGGTGCTGGTCCTGACCAGGGCGGACGTCCTGAACCTGGCGGAGCGCGCGACCTCGCTGCGCGAGCACCTGGACGCGCTGGCGAGCGTGCCGCACCAGCGGACCAACAAGTACGGCGAGGCGGAGATCGAGCTGTCCGCCGGGCACGTGGGCGAGGCGGTCGTCCCGCACACGTTCGTGGACTACGAGGGGGCGCCGCGGGAGTACGAACTGAGCGTGGCCCAGACGGTGCTGAAGGTGCACAGCAGGGTCGCGGACCTGTACAACCAGCCGATGAACCAGACCGAGCAGCAGTTGCGGCTCACGGTCGAGGCGCTGCGCGAGCGCCAGGAGTTCGAGCTGATCAACAACCGCGAGTTCGGTCTGCTGCACAACAGCGACTACGGCCAGCGGCTCCAGCCCCACGACGGCGGGCCCAGCCCCGACGACATGGACGAGCTGCTCTCGCGCCGCCGCGGCTCGAAGCTCTTCCTGGCGCATCCACGGGCCATCGCGGCCTTCGGGCGTGAGTGCAACAAGCGCGGGATCTACCCGGACAGCGTGGAGGTCGGGGGGCACCACGTGCCCGCGTGGCGGGGTGTGCCGATCTTCCCGTCCAACAAGATCCCGATCTCGGCCGCCAGGACGACCTCGATCCTCTGCATGCGTACGGGCGAGGCCGAGCAGGGGGTCATCGGACTCCAGCAGAGCGGCATCCCGGACGAGATCGAGCCGAGCCTGTCCGTCCGCTTCATGGGGATCGACGAGCAGGCGATCATCTCCTACCTGGTCACGGCGTACTACTCCGCGGCGATCCTCGTCCCGGACGCGGTGGGCGTGCTGGAGAACGTGGAAGTGGGCCGCTGGAGCTGA
- the sodX gene encoding nickel-type superoxide dismutase maturation protease, whose translation MTEHEREPRAPLGIAEVTGPSMYPTLRHGDQLLVHYRAPVRAGDVAVLKHPLQQDLLIVKRLVERRDGGWWVLGDNPGAEGDSRVFGAVPEELLLGRVRARYRPPADGQRSVLGTVSWLVSALRPVLADRSVSRRLRAR comes from the coding sequence ATGACGGAGCACGAGCGTGAGCCGAGAGCGCCGTTGGGGATCGCGGAAGTGACCGGGCCGTCCATGTACCCGACCCTCCGGCACGGCGACCAGCTCCTCGTCCACTACCGCGCCCCCGTCCGGGCCGGCGACGTGGCCGTACTCAAGCACCCGCTCCAGCAAGACCTGCTCATCGTGAAGCGGCTGGTGGAGCGGCGCGACGGCGGATGGTGGGTGCTCGGGGACAACCCGGGCGCCGAGGGGGACAGCCGGGTGTTCGGCGCCGTACCCGAGGAGCTGCTGCTGGGGCGGGTGCGGGCCAGGTACCGGCCGCCGGCGGACGGTCAGCGGTCCGTGCTCGGGACCGTCTCGTGGCTGGTCTCGGCGCTGAGGCCGGTGCTCGCCGACCGCTCCGTCTCCAGGCGCTTGCGCGCCCGGTAG
- the snpA gene encoding snapalysin, producing the protein MRHPRVSKSALSAIAGLGLALATALSAAPASAAPADAAPTGVPAASSYAAYEGSKAEAANNKAFFDAVLKSVAEKRAANPGAAVVTVVYNASAAPSFRSQIASSTSIWNSSVSNVKLQSGSNADFTYREGNDPRGSFASTNGHGSGYIFLDYAQNQQYNSTRVTAHETGHVLGLPDHYSGPCSELMSGGGPGTSCQNSQPNAAERSRVNQLWVNGLAAAVAKLS; encoded by the coding sequence ATGCGTCACCCGAGAGTCTCGAAGTCCGCTCTCTCCGCGATCGCCGGCCTCGGTCTGGCCCTCGCGACCGCGCTGAGCGCCGCACCCGCCTCCGCCGCGCCCGCCGACGCCGCCCCCACCGGCGTCCCGGCCGCGTCCTCGTACGCCGCCTACGAAGGCTCGAAGGCCGAAGCCGCCAACAACAAGGCCTTCTTCGACGCGGTCCTCAAGTCGGTCGCCGAGAAGCGCGCGGCGAACCCCGGCGCCGCCGTGGTGACCGTCGTCTACAACGCGTCGGCCGCGCCCAGTTTCCGCAGCCAGATAGCCAGCAGCACCTCGATCTGGAACAGCTCCGTCAGCAACGTGAAGCTCCAGTCGGGCAGCAACGCCGACTTCACGTACCGCGAGGGCAACGACCCGCGTGGCTCGTTCGCCAGCACCAACGGTCACGGCAGTGGCTACATCTTCCTCGACTACGCCCAGAACCAGCAGTACAACTCGACCCGCGTCACCGCGCACGAGACCGGGCACGTGCTCGGCCTCCCGGACCACTACAGCGGTCCGTGCAGCGAGCTGATGTCGGGCGGCGGCCCCGGCACGTCCTGCCAGAACTCCCAGCCGAACGCGGCGGAGCGCTCGCGGGTGAACCAGCTGTGGGTCAACGGCCTCGCGGCCGCCGTGGCCAAGCTGTCCTGA
- a CDS encoding CGNR zinc finger domain-containing protein, translating into MELASYSDYAVRLVNTEEPARGTDTLTSVDDIRALFGASTQLARRATEADLTRFRAVRARLRAVFTAADEGEGARAVDLLNSLLLEFPVSPQVSGHDFLDEEGRPRWHMHLAEHPSNATAGYAATAAMGLAFHLTGFGVDRLGLCQAAPCRNAYLDTSTNRSRRYCSDRCATRANVAAYRARKRLETERSASTGLSAETSHETVPSTDR; encoded by the coding sequence GTGGAACTGGCCTCTTACTCGGACTACGCCGTGCGCCTGGTCAACACCGAGGAGCCGGCCCGTGGCACGGACACGCTGACCTCGGTGGACGACATCCGTGCCCTCTTCGGCGCGAGCACCCAGCTGGCCCGCAGGGCGACGGAGGCGGACCTCACGCGTTTCCGGGCGGTACGGGCCCGGCTGCGCGCCGTCTTCACGGCGGCCGACGAGGGCGAGGGCGCCCGGGCGGTCGACCTGCTGAACTCGCTGCTGCTGGAGTTCCCGGTCAGCCCGCAGGTCTCCGGGCACGACTTCCTGGACGAGGAGGGGCGCCCGCGCTGGCACATGCATCTGGCGGAGCACCCGTCGAACGCGACCGCGGGGTACGCGGCGACGGCGGCGATGGGGCTGGCCTTCCACCTGACCGGGTTCGGCGTGGACCGGCTGGGGCTGTGCCAGGCCGCGCCGTGCCGTAACGCCTATCTGGACACCTCGACCAACCGCTCGCGCCGCTACTGCTCGGACCGCTGCGCGACGCGGGCCAACGTGGCCGCCTACCGGGCGCGCAAGCGCCTGGAGACGGAGCGGTCGGCGAGCACCGGCCTCAGCGCCGAGACCAGCCACGAGACGGTCCCGAGCACGGACCGCTGA